The nucleotide window GGCCACAGCCATTTGCGACTCGCGGCACATCAGCTTCAGCCCCTTGCGGATCGACTTTTTCTGTTCCTTTTCCAGGGGACCGAAATCGTCGATATCGCCAGTGAACTCGCGGGCCAGTGCGGCATATCGGGCCGGCAGCGCTTCCGTCATGGGAGTATCCCACGGGCCGACTCCGCTCCGGCCATTGACGAGCGCATCCCAAAGCGACTCGGCGGAATTTCCCAGAGGACAAATGACGCCCAGGCCCGTAATTACAACTCGTCGTGCGCTCATCGGCAGTTGAATAACTTTAGTTGTGCAATGGAGTTCGGCGGAAAATGCCACCCGCGGAAAGGCGCGGCAGATCCGCTTCAAGAAACCGGACGTGAATCGCGCTCGCCCTGAATACGACGCGGTTTGCCATCGCTACGATGCGGATTCGGCACCGCAGTCTATCGATGATAACATGCCGAACCGCGGCGAAATAGGTCGATCGCATTGCCTTGCCGCCCGTTGGCCGCCGCCAGTCGCTTGACCTTGACCCTCAAACAGCTTCCTGCGAGACTCCCGCCCCGCGATTTTTCGCGAACTCGTCGTTGCGGCGGGAATTCGTTGCAGCGCGTAATTCAAGCAAAGGGAGGGATCAGCGATGGGTCGCTTGTCATGGCTGCTCGTTTTGGGCACTTCTCTTTTGATTGGGCCGGCCTGCAGCAAAGCTCCGCAGACCGCTGAAAATGGTCCGAAGCCGGCGGCCGGCGCGAAAGTCGAACCTCCGCCCGCCGGCATGCCCGACCGCGATGCCGCGCCCGACAAAACCATCACTGCCTTTCTGAAGGCGGCTCAAACGGGCAACAAACCGTTGCTATCGGCCTTGCTGTCGACTGTCGCCCGCGCGGAAACCGCCAAGAACGGCATCAGCTTCCAATTGGATACCTACCAGAATTCGAAATTCGAGGTAGGCAAGTATGAGTTCGTTACGCCCCAGAAAGACGGTGCGCATGTCGCATGCGTCTGGATCGATTGCGATGAGAAAGGGAACGAATACAAGCACGACGTGATCTGGGTGCTGCGGAAGGAGCCGGACGGATGGCGAGTCGTGGGAATGATTACTCGGCCGTTCCCCGACAAGGACCCCGTGGTTTTCAACTACGAAGACATTCCGTCGCTTGTGGCTGCGAAGAAATTCATCGAGGCTGAGTCGCTTCGACGCGATGCGGAAGAAGAACGTCAGACCACGCAGAGGAAATCGGAAGCCGATCACGCCACTCCCAAAGCACTGACGGCAAACTTGGCGGAACCGGCGCACGCGGCCACCCCACCGAACGGTGCGCCGACAGCGAATCAAGCCGTGGCGCCGAAGGACGGCATACAACGCGAAGCGATGAATCCGCCCCCGGCTGGAATCATATCGCCTAAATAGAGATCGATTGGCGGCGCCAAGCGGTCGAACGGACAATTTCCTCGTCTGTGGAAATTCTCATCGCCAAAGGATCATCTGCGTCATTCTAATCCGTTGACGCTTCAAAGCTTGCGCTACGAGATGGATTGAAAGGCCTCGGAGAAATCCGGGGTCTTTTTTTGCGCGCTTCGGCACTAGGCGCGCTGGTTATTTGATGTACACTTGACCGAACAAACGACGCATTGCCCCCATCTCTCCGAAACCGCACAATTTATTGTCGGGCGGCTTGACATGGGGCGAACGAATGTTAATTTGGCGTCCTAGCCTGTGCAGTCGAGTCTTCTTACGCAATCGATAGAGCTTACAGGGAGGCCGAATCGATTCGTCAGAATCGCTCAAACTGGATGGGCATGAAGGAGCTTCCGCTCGGCTGCCGTCGCCGAGCGATAAGCTATTTGGTTCGACGGCGTGTTGGAGCTGTTACGACAAAGTACTAGTAAAAGTTGGAGGATTCGAGGATGAATCGCACATTGATTATTGGACTCGCGATCTTTTTAGCGGTCGTCGGACTCGCCTTGGTTGGCGGTTCGAGCACGGCGGTCGCGGGTCATGGCTGCTGTGGCTGTCATGCCAGCTGCAGCTGTGGCGGTGACTGCGGTTGCTGCCATCGTCACCATCGTCACCATCGTTGCTGTGGCTGCTGCGGCGAGAGCGCTTGCGGTTGCTGCGGCGCCCCGGCTGCTTGCTCTGCTGCTCCGGCCCCGAGCTGCTGCGCGACCGCGCCGGCTGCTCCGAGCTGCGATGGCGCTGCCCCGGCTGCGGGTCCGGCCCCTTCGGCCGCTCCGATGCCTCCGAAGCCACCGGCTCCGCCGGCTCCGAAGAGCACCTAGTTGTTGACCGAGGGCAGGCTCCTCCGCCGCGCCGGGGGATGTCTGGCCAAGCTTTCGAGCTTAGCAGCCCCCCGGTTGCCCATGGGTGGAGGATGCCCTGAAGTCCTTTAACTCACGGTATTGTTTCTGAAGCCGGGCCTCGCAACCGCGAGGTCCGGCTTCTTTTTTTGGCGATTTGTTGTCCAGCGACAGTGGCCGAGCTATAAACGATTTGCTGGATCTGCATCCCCAGCGTTCTTTTTCCGGATCTTTTTCTGCCTCGGAGTCTCTTCGATGAAGCGATTGTTGCCGCTGCTCTTCGTGCTGGCCCTGCCGCTTTCCGCTCGCGGCGCCAATCTCACGATGGGCACCGATGCCGACTCGGGATTCAGCACGATCCGTGTCACCCAAGGGCACACCGAGATCGCGATCGCGCCGGCGGCCGGGGCGAACGTCTATTCCATTCGCTACAAGGGAACCGAACTGCTCAAGGGTCCGAAGTCGCTCAAGAATTTGCCGGGGTTCATGTACGGCGTGCCCGTGCTCTATCCGACGCCCAACCGGGTCCGCGGCGGCGAGTTCACCTTCGGCGGACAAAAATTCACCTTTCCGCCAAACGACCATGGCAATTTCCTCCACGGCCTTGTCCACAGCGCCGTTTGGGAATTGGGCGACATCAATGTCGGCGGCAATGGCCCGGCCGACAATGCGACGCTAACTTTCCGCCTTCCCTTCGCCCCCGGCAGCGAACAGTACAAACTATTCCCCTTGCCACACACATTGGAACTGGCGATCACCAGCGGCAATGATTCCGTCCGCTGGACTTACACGGTCGACAATCGCAAGGGCGACAAGCCGATCCCCTACGGCTTTGCGATTCATCCCTGGTTTCTCTATC belongs to Pirellulales bacterium and includes:
- a CDS encoding aldose 1-epimerase gives rise to the protein MKRLLPLLFVLALPLSARGANLTMGTDADSGFSTIRVTQGHTEIAIAPAAGANVYSIRYKGTELLKGPKSLKNLPGFMYGVPVLYPTPNRVRGGEFTFGGQKFTFPPNDHGNFLHGLVHSAVWELGDINVGGNGPADNATLTFRLPFAPGSEQYKLFPLPHTLELAITSGNDSVRWTYTVDNRKGDKPIPYGFAIHPWFLYQGSRKDTFVTIPATQVMEAKEMLPTGKLLDLAQHPEYDARQPRSLEGFLRDDVYAGIDSSQPALIDFRQRRLKITLSASDDFKHLVLYTPKDQPWFCVEDQTCSTDAHNLYAQGLKKESNLLIVEPGKTASGWIEMRFANY